One Rosa chinensis cultivar Old Blush chromosome 3, RchiOBHm-V2, whole genome shotgun sequence DNA window includes the following coding sequences:
- the LOC112192374 gene encoding uncharacterized protein LOC112192374 — protein sequence MGNYISCSLSSNTGGGKHCKVTKVVVPSGEVREMNEPVKAAEVMLDTPNYFLVNSKYLHMGRRFSALTADQDLEMGSVYVMFPMKRLNSTVTSSDMAALFLTAVATPKAMHKPKRQLSGGKVRVRPADHDDHDQTTINKMYSDKGPKLNLDDIEEFSAPEFMHRLSMSRSKKPLLETITEEAVSVCSR from the coding sequence ATGGGCAACTACATTTCTTGCAGTCTGTCAAGTAATACTGGAGGAGGAAAGCACTGCAAAGTGACCAAAGTAGTGGTTCCAAGCGGTGAAGTTCGAGAGATGAATGAACCGGTAAAAGCCGCGGAGGTGATGCTCGACACCCCAAACTACTTCCTGGTAAACTCCAAGTATCTCCATATGGGCAGGAGGTTTTCTGCTCTTACTGCAGACCAAGACTTGGAGATGGGCAGCGTTTACGTCATGTTTCCCATGAAGAGGCTCAACTCTACGGTCACATCTTCTGACATGGCCGCCTTGTTCCTCACCGCCGTTGCCACTCCCAAGGCCATGCACAAGCCCAAACGGCAGCTTTCCGGTGGCAAGGTCAGGGTGCGGCCGGCTGATCATGACGATCACGATCAAACCACCATTAATAAGATGTATTCAGACAAGGGGCCAAAGCTAAATTTGGATGATATCGAAGAGTTCTCGGCCCCAGAGTTCATGCATCGATTATCCATGAGTAGGTCCAAGAAGCCATTGTTGGAGACCATAACAGAAGAGGCTGTTAGTGTTTGTTCAAGGTGA